In Paenibacillus sonchi, a single genomic region encodes these proteins:
- the cbiB gene encoding adenosylcobinamide-phosphate synthase CbiB, which yields MKLAVILLAAYVLDRIIGDPRSIPHPVVLMGKAVTAIERLIRRFCSQPHALKLAGVLLPLLVAGGAWGVTAVILLLLSRIAPWLAWAAEVWLISTTIASKGLKDAGMAVYAELRKGDIPAARTALGMIVGRDTTKLESPDIVRGTVETVAENIVDAIISPLFFALLGGAPLAMAYRAVNTLDSMVGYKNDKYRNLGWASARLDDAANYIPARMTAPLLVLCAWLLRLDWRSSWRIVRRDARLHPSPNSGFPESAVAGAIGIRLGGENVYHGVVSFRAYMGDPLRTMEPEDIIVTSRIMMLSSAIFVCLCAAAAMLWHGIGG from the coding sequence GTGAAGCTTGCTGTTATATTACTTGCAGCCTATGTGCTGGACCGGATAATAGGCGATCCGCGCAGTATTCCCCATCCGGTGGTGCTCATGGGAAAAGCGGTTACCGCCATTGAGCGGCTGATCCGCCGCTTTTGCTCGCAGCCGCACGCGCTGAAACTTGCGGGAGTGCTGCTCCCGCTGCTGGTAGCAGGCGGAGCCTGGGGGGTGACCGCAGTGATCCTCTTGCTGCTGTCCCGCATCGCGCCTTGGCTGGCCTGGGCGGCAGAGGTCTGGCTGATCTCTACAACGATTGCCTCCAAGGGGCTTAAGGATGCCGGGATGGCTGTATATGCCGAGCTGCGCAAGGGGGATATCCCGGCAGCCCGCACAGCGCTCGGCATGATCGTCGGCCGTGACACCACCAAGCTGGAGAGCCCGGATATTGTCCGGGGCACGGTAGAGACAGTGGCGGAGAATATCGTGGACGCGATTATATCGCCGCTTTTTTTCGCGCTGCTGGGCGGAGCGCCGCTGGCCATGGCTTACCGTGCGGTGAATACGCTGGATTCCATGGTCGGCTACAAAAATGATAAATACCGCAATCTCGGCTGGGCCTCCGCCCGGCTCGATGATGCCGCCAATTACATACCGGCCCGGATGACGGCGCCGCTGTTAGTCCTATGCGCCTGGCTGCTGCGTCTGGACTGGCGCAGCAGCTGGCGCATTGTGCGGCGCGATGCCCGCCTCCACCCCAGTCCCAACAGCGGGTTTCCCGAATCGGCTGTAGCCGGAGCAATCGGCATCCGCTTGGGCGGCGAGAATGTATACCACGGCGTGGTCTCGTTCCGCGCCTACATGGGCGATCCCCTGCGGACGATGGAGCCGGAGGATATTATTGTGACTTCACGGATAATGATGCTGTCTTCCGCCATATTTGTCTGCTTGTGTGCAGCCGCTGCCATGCTGTGGCACGGGATCGGGGGCTGA
- a CDS encoding histidine phosphatase family protein, translating into METDNSDHVNDTSLEDHRIKSKLVHDPIELELVLIRHGSTQWNKERRYLGYTDLPLLPAALQQLSAIRDHSALSGEFWRVCCSDLRRCRETLAAAAPALEPQAIYDSRLREMNFGAWEGCTYEQLKDNKHYRSWIDDPESVTPPGGEAWEEFAGRIDNFWTQLQREAEAAAGVAEVAGVAGVGSVTPLIDADSMGPGGCNAKTDASEPESAQGSAILRVLLVTHGGVIRQLLARIVEGMTFYTAAAPAPGEVTVMNLRRHEGTWSRIAREVQ; encoded by the coding sequence ATGGAGACTGACAATTCCGATCACGTGAATGATACTTCTCTGGAAGATCACCGGATAAAGAGTAAGCTGGTACACGACCCCATAGAGCTGGAGCTGGTGCTTATCCGCCATGGGTCTACGCAGTGGAACAAGGAGCGCCGTTATTTGGGCTACACGGATCTGCCGCTGCTCCCGGCGGCGCTGCAGCAGCTGTCTGCAATAAGGGACCACTCTGCACTCAGCGGGGAGTTCTGGCGCGTCTGCTGCAGTGACCTGCGCCGATGCCGGGAGACTCTGGCAGCGGCGGCCCCAGCCCTGGAGCCCCAGGCAATCTATGATTCCCGGCTGCGGGAGATGAATTTCGGGGCCTGGGAAGGCTGCACGTATGAGCAACTGAAGGATAACAAGCATTACCGCAGCTGGATCGACGACCCCGAGTCGGTAACACCGCCGGGAGGTGAGGCGTGGGAGGAATTTGCGGGCCGGATAGATAATTTCTGGACTCAGCTCCAGCGGGAAGCGGAAGCAGCAGCAGGAGTAGCAGAAGTAGCAGGAGTAGCAGGAGTAGGATCAGTAACACCCCTGATTGATGCGGATTCTATGGGTCCGGGAGGGTGTAATGCAAAGACTGACGCATCGGAGCCAGAGTCAGCCCAAGGTTCCGCGATTCTTCGTGTACTCTTGGTAACGCATGGCGGCGTCATCCGGCAGCTGTTGGCGCGGATCGTCGAAGGAATGACGTTCTATACCGCAGCGGCCCCGGCTCCAGGTGAGGTTACTGTAATGAACCTTCGGAGGCATGAGGGAACTTGGAGCAGGATAGCACGCGAAGTCCAGTGA
- a CDS encoding PLP-dependent aminotransferase family protein, whose protein sequence is MFKDFRLIAGRPVYIQVKDYMKHLMIKGALQGGRKLPSTRELSTLLGVSRNSVISAYEALADDGFTYAVQGQGSYVAQGAAAQAGNTGEAAWTLDWTVRLSSQAKLAEELDIMKRGIRAAKGTISFTSIAPDESLFDLDNVKRAFLERMAVEGNVLLNYGYAKGYKPLIDYLKQYMEHKGVDMRGKDLLITNGFTEGFDVVLSALGRKAGAVVCENPTHHTAIKNMKLHGFEIAGVSMERDGIHLGELKRALEAREYDCAYFVPSYHNPTGIVMSPEKRQRLMKLMAEYKVPVIEDGFNEELRYSGSHVAPLIAAAGGGNGVIYLGSFSKVLFPGLRVGWVLADQELIYYLESVKRARSIHTSTLDQSILYQYLLGGNLEKYLKRARAEYKRKYELTLACCQEHIPYASLTGDGGLHLFVTFADGFSTRELLGACREQGVIFTAGDMFYTNGQGQNTLRLGFSRVADGDILKGIEIIGRTARQLLG, encoded by the coding sequence ATGTTCAAGGATTTCAGGCTCATTGCCGGCCGGCCGGTATATATACAAGTTAAGGATTACATGAAGCATCTTATGATCAAGGGCGCCCTTCAGGGGGGCCGAAAGCTTCCGTCGACCCGCGAACTCAGCACTTTGCTGGGCGTCAGCCGCAATTCGGTTATTTCCGCCTACGAGGCACTTGCGGACGACGGCTTCACGTATGCGGTGCAGGGCCAGGGAAGCTATGTGGCACAAGGTGCAGCGGCCCAGGCCGGGAACACGGGGGAAGCCGCGTGGACTCTCGACTGGACAGTACGGTTAAGCAGCCAGGCCAAGCTTGCCGAAGAGCTGGATATCATGAAGCGCGGGATACGTGCGGCGAAGGGGACGATTTCTTTTACCAGCATCGCGCCTGATGAAAGCCTGTTCGATCTGGATAATGTGAAACGGGCGTTTCTGGAACGCATGGCGGTGGAAGGCAATGTGCTGCTGAACTATGGCTATGCCAAGGGGTATAAGCCTTTAATAGACTATTTGAAGCAATATATGGAGCACAAAGGCGTGGATATGCGGGGCAAGGACCTGTTGATTACGAACGGGTTTACGGAAGGGTTTGATGTGGTGTTGTCGGCGCTCGGCCGTAAAGCCGGGGCAGTGGTGTGTGAGAATCCTACACATCATACGGCGATTAAGAATATGAAGCTGCACGGCTTTGAGATTGCGGGCGTGTCCATGGAGCGTGACGGCATCCATCTGGGAGAGCTGAAGCGGGCGCTGGAGGCGCGGGAATATGATTGCGCGTATTTTGTTCCCTCTTATCACAATCCAACGGGCATCGTCATGTCTCCCGAAAAAAGGCAGCGGCTCATGAAACTGATGGCCGAATACAAGGTGCCGGTAATCGAGGACGGCTTCAACGAGGAGCTGCGGTATTCGGGTTCCCACGTGGCTCCTCTGATTGCCGCGGCGGGCGGCGGGAACGGTGTGATCTATCTGGGCAGCTTCTCCAAGGTGCTGTTTCCCGGATTGCGGGTCGGCTGGGTGCTTGCGGATCAGGAGCTGATTTACTACCTGGAAAGTGTCAAAAGAGCACGCAGCATCCATACCTCGACGCTGGATCAATCGATTCTGTACCAATATCTGCTCGGCGGCAATCTGGAGAAATACCTGAAGCGGGCCAGAGCGGAATATAAGCGCAAATACGAGCTGACTCTGGCCTGCTGCCAGGAGCATATTCCGTATGCGTCACTCACCGGGGATGGGGGCCTGCATCTTTTTGTGACATTTGCTGACGGTTTCAGCACAAGAGAGCTGCTGGGCGCATGCCGGGAGCAGGGAGTTATTTTTACGGCGGGGGATATGTTTTATACGAATGGGCAAGGGCAAAACACGCTGCGGCTGGGCTTTTCCAGGGTGGCTGATGGGGATATCCTCAAGGGCATTGAGATTATTGGCAGGACCGCACGGCAACTACTGGGATGA
- a CDS encoding aminotransferase class I/II-fold pyridoxal phosphate-dependent enzyme, translating into MKPFLPQDNSALLSERIAPRVREIAPSGIRAFFDLSAGNNDIISLGVGEPDFTTPEHIRAACIRALERGETMYTPNAGLPELREEIARYQQESFGLAYHSQDEVMVTVGSSEALDLALRAFTAPGDEVIIPSPSYIAYSPIAYLNGGTLVEVEAAAEQGFKLTAEALQKAITPRSKLLMVNFPNNPTGAVMSYEDWMPIAEIVKAHNLIVLSDEIYAELTYDSRHVSIASLPGMKERTIVISGFSKAFAMTGWRVGYACGNRELLAAMLKIHQYTAMCAPVLGQIAAVESLRHGLPDKDYMKECFRQRRSLFVEGLRSIGLHCHEPQGAFYAFPSIRHTGMKSEDCALRLLREAGVAVVPGHVFGTGGEGHLRCSYAASPAKLTEALERLEGFMKVKM; encoded by the coding sequence ATGAAGCCGTTCCTGCCACAGGATAACAGCGCCCTGCTGAGTGAGCGGATTGCTCCGCGTGTGCGGGAGATTGCGCCTTCGGGCATCCGGGCTTTTTTTGACCTGAGTGCGGGTAACAACGATATTATATCACTTGGGGTGGGTGAGCCCGATTTCACCACGCCTGAGCATATCCGTGCCGCCTGCATCCGAGCCCTGGAACGGGGAGAGACAATGTATACCCCGAATGCGGGCCTGCCGGAGCTGCGGGAGGAGATTGCCCGCTATCAGCAGGAGAGCTTTGGACTGGCGTATCATTCGCAGGACGAGGTGATGGTAACGGTAGGCAGCAGTGAAGCCCTGGATCTGGCGCTGCGTGCCTTTACCGCTCCGGGGGATGAGGTTATCATTCCTTCTCCGAGCTATATTGCTTATTCGCCCATCGCCTATTTGAACGGAGGAACGCTGGTGGAGGTCGAGGCTGCTGCGGAGCAGGGCTTCAAGCTTACTGCCGAGGCATTGCAAAAAGCCATAACCCCGCGTTCCAAGCTGCTGATGGTGAACTTTCCGAATAATCCGACGGGAGCGGTCATGTCTTATGAGGACTGGATGCCCATTGCGGAAATTGTAAAGGCCCATAATCTGATCGTCCTGTCGGATGAAATTTATGCCGAGCTGACCTATGACAGCAGACATGTCAGCATCGCCTCGCTTCCCGGCATGAAGGAACGGACGATTGTGATCAGCGGCTTCTCCAAAGCCTTCGCCATGACCGGCTGGCGGGTCGGCTATGCCTGCGGGAACCGCGAGCTGCTGGCCGCGATGCTCAAAATCCATCAATATACCGCAATGTGCGCACCGGTCCTGGGCCAGATTGCCGCGGTGGAATCGCTGCGTCATGGATTGCCCGACAAAGATTATATGAAGGAATGCTTCCGGCAGCGCCGTTCGCTGTTCGTTGAAGGGCTCAGATCCATCGGGCTGCATTGCCATGAGCCGCAGGGGGCATTTTATGCCTTTCCTTCCATCAGGCATACCGGAATGAAGTCGGAGGATTGTGCGCTGCGGCTGCTGCGGGAAGCAGGAGTTGCAGTTGTGCCGGGCCATGTGTTCGGAACGGGCGGCGAAGGCCATCTCCGCTGCTCCTATGCGGCTTCCCCCGCAAAGCTGACCGAAGCGCTGGAGCGGCTGGAAGGTTTCATGAAGGTAAAAATGTAA
- the cobT gene encoding nicotinate-nucleotide--dimethylbenzimidazole phosphoribosyltransferase encodes MISAIEEVTGPIAPPDEQAALRAVLRLNSLTKPPGSLGQLEALAVRLAGISKTEQPSYGTRTVVVMAADHGVCCEGVSAFPQEVTVQMAYNFLSGGAAVNVLARQAGASVKFVDIGIHAELEHPELINRKVRPGTDNMAAGPAMSREEALEAVLVGVRIAQEAIKSGTEILITGEMGIGNTTASAAILCALGGLPPEAAVGRGTGINDERLLHKIEVVERALRVNAPNPADPVDVLSKVGGLEIAGLAGLILGAAAARVPVILDGFISGAAALVAKAIAPESTAYMIASHVSNEQGHKLMLECLGLEALLDLGLRLGEGTGGVLSLHLIEAVSRIMTEMATFESAGVSGAEGK; translated from the coding sequence ATGATCTCAGCAATTGAAGAAGTAACGGGGCCGATTGCTCCGCCGGATGAACAAGCGGCACTGCGGGCGGTGCTACGTCTGAACAGTCTGACCAAGCCCCCGGGAAGCCTCGGGCAGCTGGAAGCGCTGGCCGTCCGCCTGGCGGGCATTTCGAAGACGGAGCAGCCCAGCTATGGGACACGCACTGTTGTTGTAATGGCTGCCGACCATGGGGTGTGCTGTGAGGGGGTCAGCGCTTTTCCGCAGGAGGTTACGGTGCAGATGGCCTATAATTTCCTCAGCGGAGGGGCGGCGGTGAATGTGCTGGCCCGCCAGGCCGGGGCAAGCGTGAAGTTCGTCGATATCGGTATCCATGCAGAGCTTGAACACCCGGAGCTGATCAACCGTAAAGTACGGCCGGGAACGGACAACATGGCCGCAGGACCGGCCATGAGCCGGGAAGAGGCTCTTGAGGCAGTACTTGTGGGTGTAAGAATTGCCCAGGAAGCGATAAAAAGCGGAACGGAGATTTTGATCACTGGTGAAATGGGCATCGGCAACACCACAGCCAGCGCTGCCATTCTGTGCGCTCTGGGAGGCCTCCCGCCGGAGGCGGCGGTTGGACGCGGAACAGGGATCAACGATGAACGGCTGCTGCACAAAATTGAAGTTGTGGAGCGCGCGCTGCGGGTGAACGCCCCGAATCCGGCAGACCCGGTCGATGTGCTCTCCAAAGTAGGCGGACTTGAGATTGCCGGGTTGGCCGGGCTTATTCTTGGGGCCGCTGCCGCCCGCGTTCCCGTCATTCTTGACGGGTTCATCTCCGGCGCAGCCGCATTGGTCGCCAAAGCCATTGCCCCCGAGTCCACAGCGTATATGATCGCTTCCCATGTATCGAATGAGCAGGGCCACAAGCTGATGCTGGAGTGCCTGGGACTGGAAGCGCTGCTTGATCTGGGGCTGCGGCTGGGTGAGGGGACGGGAGGCGTGCTCTCTCTTCACCTGATTGAAGCGGTCAGCCGCATCATGACTGAGATGGCTACCTTCGAAAGCGCCGGAGTTTCGGGGGCTGAGGGGAAATGA
- the cobU gene encoding bifunctional adenosylcobinamide kinase/adenosylcobinamide-phosphate guanylyltransferase — MSILVTGGARSGKSGFAERLVLSLADQAVYVATGQAFDEEMKARIALHRKHREESGGAWEMLEEPLELPALLDRLSGGKAVLVDCLTLWLSNVLLAVEDQEDRQERVERELSRLERSVASFRGTLVLVTNEVGDGIVPEYALGRLYRDLAGRMNALLARQCGQVFLVTAGIPVELKSREYRL, encoded by the coding sequence ATGAGCATTCTTGTAACCGGCGGGGCGCGCAGCGGGAAAAGCGGTTTTGCCGAGCGGCTGGTGCTCTCCCTGGCGGATCAGGCCGTATATGTGGCTACCGGACAAGCCTTCGATGAAGAAATGAAGGCCCGGATTGCCCTGCACCGCAAGCATCGTGAAGAGAGCGGCGGCGCATGGGAGATGCTGGAGGAGCCGCTTGAGCTGCCTGCACTCCTCGACCGCCTCTCCGGCGGCAAGGCGGTGCTTGTGGATTGCCTGACGCTGTGGCTCTCTAATGTCCTGCTGGCCGTGGAGGATCAGGAAGACAGACAGGAACGGGTGGAGCGGGAACTTTCCCGGCTGGAGCGGAGTGTAGCTTCCTTTCGCGGTACGCTGGTGCTGGTGACGAACGAGGTGGGTGACGGCATTGTGCCGGAATACGCGCTTGGCCGGCTGTACCGGGATTTGGCCGGGCGGATGAATGCGCTGCTGGCCCGGCAGTGCGGGCAGGTTTTTCTGGTTACTGCCGGGATTCCGGTTGAGCTGAAGAGCCGGGAGTACCGGTTATGA
- a CDS encoding cobyric acid synthase: MEDQAAATQRKPQPAAVLMIQGTASDVGKSLVTAAIGRIMTRDGYRTAPFKSQNMALNSYVTEDGREIGRAQGMQAEAFGITATTDMNPILLKPSGEMSAQIVVHGVPHTALSAREYREKFLPEAKNTVMDALGRLRAAYDIVLMEGAGSPAEINLKARDIVNMNLAGWAGAPVLLVADIDRGGVFAFLVGTLELLEPHERARVKGFIINKFRGDLSLLQPGLDWLEQRTGIPVLGVLPFLPRLRIEAEDSVVLEGTSGRLHAERGKSWISPLSATRESPTSPILIRWRMNRIRLCVM; the protein is encoded by the coding sequence ATGGAAGATCAAGCAGCAGCAACACAAAGGAAGCCGCAGCCTGCGGCCGTGCTGATGATCCAGGGCACGGCCTCGGATGTCGGGAAGAGTCTGGTGACCGCGGCCATCGGGCGGATTATGACCCGGGACGGATACCGCACGGCACCGTTTAAGTCGCAGAACATGGCGCTGAATTCCTATGTCACTGAGGACGGCAGGGAAATTGGCCGTGCCCAGGGCATGCAGGCCGAAGCGTTCGGCATTACCGCCACCACGGACATGAATCCGATTCTGCTGAAGCCCTCAGGCGAGATGAGTGCCCAGATTGTGGTGCACGGCGTGCCGCATACAGCGCTGAGTGCGCGCGAATACCGGGAGAAGTTTCTGCCCGAAGCTAAAAACACGGTGATGGATGCGCTTGGGCGGCTGCGGGCGGCCTATGATATCGTGCTGATGGAAGGCGCAGGCAGTCCGGCGGAGATCAATCTGAAGGCCAGGGACATTGTCAATATGAACCTCGCAGGCTGGGCGGGTGCTCCGGTACTGCTGGTTGCCGACATCGATAGAGGGGGTGTGTTTGCCTTTCTGGTCGGCACGCTGGAGCTGTTGGAGCCGCATGAACGGGCCCGTGTCAAAGGCTTCATCATCAATAAGTTCCGCGGCGACCTGTCGCTGCTGCAGCCCGGACTCGATTGGCTGGAGCAGCGGACAGGCATCCCGGTGCTCGGGGTGCTGCCTTTTCTTCCGCGCCTGCGGATTGAAGCCGAAGATTCCGTGGTTCTGGAAGGAACCTCGGGCCGTCTGCATGCGGAACGGGGAAAGAGCTGGATATCGCCGTTATCCGCTACCCGAGAATCTCCAACTTCACCGATTTTGATCCGCTGGAGGATGAACCGGATACGGCTGTGCGTTATGTAA
- a CDS encoding methyl-accepting chemotaxis protein, whose amino-acid sequence MFQVKKSISRKFTRLLFVVLLLSSVLLSTSFYFISINTINNYVMPQINKLLTSAAQDIYKNMNAAHAQQTLNKNEQSRTTIEFYFQDKRKQHDLETIFLIDLKEGKATVLTADHGAGLKPDESIEVQPAMEQAAKGKAGLSEIYSDSHGIHKTAYVGVPGTTMVIGASSDVAFVKDKMSSILWTSAGITLAVLIVGVGSALLMTRRITRPITQLAAYSNKLAGGDFTQQLEIKGSDEVGQLAESFRTMSQQLKQMIGQVLDTSSIVVADSNDLKGRTDILNGMAEQSSLSVAEIGKGSAAIAGSAQDNSRAMDEINTGIQHIASAAGEVTEQIIEASEEATGGNDIAQSAVEQMRQVAEASVKSLEQFRIMNERSLQIGEVVQGITEITKQIQMLSLNASIEAARAGEHGRGFAVVAGEVRKLSEQSKESNEQIREFLLSLQEDMNRSVEEMNHVNAEVASGVGKVAEAGNAFSHLLILIQSINHSIQSVSAATQQISAGTEEVSASVEETAQITSKSRQNADTLAANSERQRQELEVHAQTVEHLYQQAVKLQQAVQQFKI is encoded by the coding sequence ATGTTTCAAGTCAAGAAATCAATCAGCCGTAAATTTACACGTTTGCTGTTCGTCGTTCTGCTGCTCTCGTCTGTTCTGCTAAGTACCAGCTTTTATTTCATATCCATCAATACCATCAACAACTATGTCATGCCGCAGATCAACAAGCTTCTGACATCCGCCGCCCAGGACATCTATAAAAATATGAATGCGGCACATGCCCAGCAGACTCTGAACAAAAACGAGCAATCGAGAACAACAATCGAATTTTATTTCCAGGATAAACGAAAACAGCATGATCTGGAAACCATCTTTCTCATCGATTTAAAGGAAGGCAAAGCCACCGTGCTGACCGCAGATCACGGAGCCGGGCTGAAGCCGGATGAGAGCATCGAGGTCCAGCCAGCCATGGAACAGGCCGCCAAAGGAAAGGCCGGACTCAGTGAAATCTATAGTGACAGTCATGGTATACATAAGACCGCGTATGTCGGTGTTCCCGGCACTACAATGGTCATCGGGGCAAGTTCGGATGTTGCTTTTGTCAAAGATAAAATGAGCAGTATCCTGTGGACCAGCGCCGGAATCACTTTGGCCGTACTGATCGTCGGTGTGGGTTCTGCGCTGCTTATGACCCGCAGAATTACCCGCCCGATCACACAGCTTGCGGCCTACAGCAACAAGCTGGCAGGCGGCGATTTCACCCAGCAGCTGGAGATTAAAGGCAGTGACGAGGTTGGCCAGCTCGCCGAGAGCTTCCGGACCATGAGCCAGCAGCTGAAGCAGATGATCGGACAGGTGCTGGATACCTCCAGCATCGTGGTCGCAGACTCCAATGATCTGAAGGGCCGCACCGACATTCTGAACGGAATGGCTGAACAATCCTCCCTGTCCGTTGCGGAGATCGGCAAAGGCAGTGCTGCCATTGCGGGCAGTGCGCAGGATAATTCCCGGGCCATGGATGAGATTAATACCGGCATCCAGCATATCGCTTCAGCAGCCGGTGAGGTTACCGAACAGATTATCGAGGCTTCTGAAGAGGCAACAGGCGGAAACGACATAGCCCAAAGCGCCGTCGAACAGATGCGCCAGGTGGCAGAGGCTTCCGTGAAATCACTGGAGCAGTTCCGCATCATGAACGAGCGTTCGCTGCAGATCGGTGAGGTTGTCCAAGGCATTACGGAAATCACCAAGCAAATTCAAATGCTCTCGCTGAATGCTTCGATAGAAGCCGCGCGGGCGGGCGAGCATGGCCGCGGCTTTGCGGTGGTTGCCGGGGAGGTCCGCAAACTGTCCGAACAATCCAAGGAATCCAATGAGCAAATCCGAGAGTTCCTGCTCAGCCTGCAGGAGGATATGAACCGGTCGGTGGAAGAAATGAATCACGTGAATGCCGAGGTGGCTTCCGGGGTGGGCAAAGTGGCCGAAGCCGGAAATGCTTTTAGCCATCTGCTGATTCTGATTCAGAGCATTAACCACAGCATTCAGTCCGTATCCGCCGCCACACAGCAGATTTCGGCAGGCACCGAGGAGGTCAGCGCCTCTGTAGAGGAAACGGCCCAGATCACTTCCAAATCCCGGCAAAATGCCGATACCCTTGCGGCCAACTCCGAACGCCAGCGCCAGGAGCTGGAGGTTCATGCGCAAACCGTAGAGCATTTGTACCAACAGGCCGTGAAGCTTCAGCAAGCCGTACAGCAGTTCAAAATATAG
- a CDS encoding queuosine precursor transporter — MFNLLWGILFVVVNFGFYLLCYRLFGKKGLYAWVGVATVIANIQVAKTIAMPFDIVMTLGNTMYVTLYMTSDLLNEKYGRAEARHAVWFGFFTLLMTTAIMQMVLLFEPQETDIAQSSLETIFGLMPRLALGSLTAYFISQFLDVRLYAWIRKYYSSSRQLWVRSNGSTMVSSFVDTLVFCTIAFAGTYDLRVWTEILLTTYVVKFLLTGAGTPILYIARSFKFAEDDLPVHTSPDTRSVS; from the coding sequence ATGTTTAATTTGTTGTGGGGAATTTTGTTTGTAGTTGTCAACTTTGGGTTTTATCTGCTCTGCTACCGGCTTTTCGGCAAAAAAGGCCTGTATGCTTGGGTCGGCGTGGCAACGGTCATCGCCAACATCCAGGTCGCCAAAACTATTGCCATGCCGTTCGATATTGTAATGACGCTGGGCAACACTATGTATGTCACGCTCTATATGACCAGTGACCTGCTGAATGAGAAATACGGGCGTGCCGAAGCGCGGCATGCGGTATGGTTTGGCTTTTTCACACTGCTGATGACCACCGCGATTATGCAGATGGTGCTCCTGTTCGAGCCGCAGGAAACGGATATCGCCCAGTCTTCGCTGGAGACCATCTTTGGTCTGATGCCGCGGCTGGCGCTGGGCAGCCTTACCGCCTATTTTATCAGCCAGTTCCTCGATGTCCGGCTCTATGCCTGGATTCGCAAATATTACAGCAGCTCGCGCCAGCTCTGGGTCCGCTCCAACGGCAGTACGATGGTCAGTTCTTTTGTCGATACGCTGGTCTTCTGCACGATTGCCTTCGCCGGAACCTATGACCTCAGAGTGTGGACAGAGATTTTGCTGACTACTTATGTTGTAAAATTCCTTCTTACCGGGGCTGGAACGCCAATTTTGTACATTGCCCGTTCCTTCAAATTTGCGGAGGACGATCTGCCTGTTCATACATCCCCAGATACACGCAGCGTTTCCTGA
- a CDS encoding M24 family metallopeptidase yields the protein MNEALSTLEQGMAGGGLDALLVTDPKHVYYLTGFASNPHERFLGLLLIRGGEPMLIVPALDAEAAHAASSVTKILTHSDTDNPYELLKSCFAGSKPGTVGIEKEHFTVNRYEQLAEAVPADAFRDIGHLLRSMRAKKTPDEVSRMKHAAELVEEVLRQGLTHVKAGVSEIELVAELEYLMKKVGASGPSFDTMVLSGPNTALPHGVPGSRIIQPGDFLMFDLGVYAAGYASDITRTFAVEEANPKLVEIYNTVLAANEAGIAASRAGATFGSVDRAARDVIEAAGYGEYFMHRVGHGLGMDTHEYPSLHGMNGEYIDIGNVFTVEPGIYVAGLGGVRIEDDVWITPDGPQTLTTMSKALTVLHL from the coding sequence ATGAATGAGGCTCTATCCACATTGGAGCAGGGAATGGCCGGCGGAGGCCTGGATGCGCTGCTCGTTACCGATCCGAAGCATGTCTATTATTTGACCGGATTTGCCAGCAATCCGCATGAGCGTTTTCTGGGACTGCTGCTGATCCGCGGCGGGGAGCCGATGCTGATCGTTCCGGCACTTGATGCCGAAGCCGCTCATGCCGCCTCCTCGGTAACTAAGATTCTGACGCACAGCGACACGGACAACCCGTATGAGCTGTTGAAATCATGTTTTGCAGGCTCTAAGCCGGGAACTGTGGGCATTGAGAAGGAGCACTTCACAGTTAACCGTTATGAGCAGCTGGCCGAAGCGGTTCCTGCGGATGCCTTCCGCGATATCGGCCATCTGCTGCGGTCCATGCGCGCGAAAAAAACGCCGGATGAGGTCAGCCGGATGAAGCATGCCGCCGAGCTGGTGGAGGAGGTGCTCCGCCAAGGCCTCACCCATGTCAAAGCGGGGGTTAGTGAAATCGAGCTAGTTGCCGAGCTGGAGTATCTGATGAAAAAGGTGGGGGCTTCCGGACCCTCCTTCGACACCATGGTTCTCTCCGGACCGAATACTGCCTTGCCGCACGGTGTGCCGGGCAGCCGCATTATTCAGCCGGGAGACTTTCTGATGTTCGACCTGGGTGTATACGCCGCTGGCTACGCTTCGGACATCACCCGCACCTTCGCTGTGGAAGAAGCGAATCCCAAGCTGGTTGAAATCTACAACACAGTACTCGCAGCCAATGAAGCGGGCATCGCCGCTTCCCGCGCTGGCGCGACCTTCGGCTCGGTGGACCGTGCAGCACGTGATGTAATTGAAGCGGCCGGTTACGGTGAGTATTTCATGCACCGGGTCGGTCACGGCCTCGGCATGGACACGCATGAGTACCCTTCGCTGCACGGCATGAACGGTGAATACATTGACATCGGCAATGTATTCACCGTGGAGCCGGGCATCTATGTGGCCGGTCTGGGCGGTGTGCGGATCGAAGACGATGTCTGGATTACGCCGGATGGCCCGCAGACGCTGACAACCATGTCCAAAGCGCTGACGGTGCTGCATTTATAG